The proteins below come from a single Streptomyces sp. SCSIO 75703 genomic window:
- the paaI gene encoding hydroxyphenylacetyl-CoA thioesterase PaaI — MVAEATETPAETMFAADEASRGLGIALLEQGEGTAVLRMTVTPSMVNGHGIAHGGYVFLLADTAFACACNSHGPVTVAAGADIVFTAPAHEGDVLVARAEERTRYGRSGVCDVTVRRGDEVIAEFRGRSRAVRAAAPRDGAETTGGGAR, encoded by the coding sequence ATGGTGGCAGAGGCCACGGAGACTCCGGCGGAGACGATGTTCGCGGCGGACGAGGCGTCCCGCGGGCTGGGCATCGCGCTGCTGGAGCAGGGCGAGGGCACCGCCGTGCTGCGCATGACGGTGACCCCCTCGATGGTGAACGGACACGGGATCGCCCACGGCGGTTACGTCTTCCTGCTCGCGGACACCGCCTTCGCCTGCGCCTGCAACAGCCACGGCCCGGTCACCGTCGCGGCCGGCGCCGACATCGTCTTCACCGCGCCCGCGCACGAGGGCGACGTACTGGTGGCGCGCGCCGAGGAGCGCACCCGGTACGGCCGCAGCGGGGTCTGCGACGTGACGGTGCGGCGCGGCGACGAGGTGATCGCCGAGTTCCGCGGACGCAGTCGCGCCGTACGGGCGGCGGCGCCGCGCGACGGGGCGGAGACGACGGGCGGGGGAGCGCGATGA
- the paaB gene encoding 1,2-phenylacetyl-CoA epoxidase subunit PaaB encodes MTAEEHGWPLYEVFVRGKRGLNHVHVGSLHAADDTMALTHARDLYTRRNEGVSIWVVRSEHIAASTRDEKDPFFAPSADKVYRHPTFYDIPGDVPHI; translated from the coding sequence ATGACCGCCGAAGAACACGGCTGGCCCCTGTACGAGGTGTTCGTCCGCGGCAAGCGCGGCCTCAACCACGTCCACGTCGGCTCCCTGCACGCCGCCGACGACACCATGGCCCTCACCCACGCCCGCGACCTCTACACCCGGCGCAACGAGGGCGTCAGCATCTGGGTGGTGCGTTCCGAGCACATCGCCGCCTCCACCCGCGACGAGAAGGACCCCTTCTTCGCGCCCAGCGCCGACAAGGTCTACCGGCACCCCACCTTCTACGACATCCCCGGCGACGTCCCCCACATCTAG
- the paaC gene encoding 1,2-phenylacetyl-CoA epoxidase subunit PaaC, translating into MSDDHVYMSLAEGHEDDARWAYGTGFEDPLHGVDTTVPEGVDAAALAADCVALADDALVLAQRLAEWITRAPELEEEVALANIGLDLLGQARLLYSRAGQTDGTGRDEDAYAYFRDPADFRNVRLAELPRDDFAFAVARLLVLSAWRLEHFRRLTAHPDPVLAAVAAKGVKELTYHRQYAAEWVVRLGDGTPESHRRMRAALDRVAPYLGELFTACDVREEVVAVLRQVTEAAGLPLPDGRPLPGSGRDGDHTEHLAPLLAELQSVARAHPEATW; encoded by the coding sequence ATGAGCGACGACCACGTCTACATGAGCCTCGCCGAGGGACACGAGGACGACGCGCGCTGGGCCTACGGCACCGGCTTCGAGGACCCCCTGCACGGCGTGGACACCACCGTGCCCGAGGGTGTCGACGCCGCCGCCCTGGCCGCCGACTGCGTGGCCCTCGCCGACGACGCCCTGGTGCTGGCCCAGCGGCTGGCCGAGTGGATCACCCGCGCCCCCGAGCTGGAGGAGGAGGTCGCGCTCGCCAACATCGGCCTCGACCTCCTCGGCCAGGCCCGCCTGCTCTACTCCCGCGCCGGACAGACCGACGGCACCGGCCGCGACGAGGACGCCTACGCCTACTTCCGCGACCCCGCCGACTTCCGCAACGTCCGCCTCGCCGAACTGCCCCGCGACGACTTCGCGTTCGCGGTCGCCCGGCTGCTGGTCCTCTCCGCCTGGCGGCTGGAGCACTTCCGGCGCCTGACCGCCCACCCCGACCCCGTCCTGGCCGCCGTCGCCGCCAAGGGCGTCAAGGAACTGACGTACCACCGCCAGTACGCCGCTGAGTGGGTGGTCCGCCTCGGCGACGGCACCCCGGAGTCCCACCGCAGGATGCGCGCCGCCCTGGACCGCGTCGCCCCCTACCTGGGCGAACTCTTCACCGCCTGCGACGTGCGCGAAGAGGTCGTCGCCGTCCTCCGGCAGGTCACCGAGGCCGCCGGGCTCCCGCTGCCCGACGGCCGGCCGCTGCCCGGCTCGGGCCGCGACGGCGACCACACCGAACACCTCGCCCCGCTCCTGGCCGAACTGCAGAGCGTGGCCCGGGCCCATCCGGAGGCGACATGGTGA
- the paaD gene encoding 1,2-phenylacetyl-CoA epoxidase subunit PaaD — protein MVTAAPDVRRARHVAEQVPDPELPMLTLADLGVLRDVDVTGDGTVVASLTPTYSGCPAMAEMRADVAARLRAAGYPRVEIRTVLDPPWTSDWITESGRRKLTEHGIAPPGAAPRGPVPLVLAPTRRTVPCPRCGAADTEETSRFAATSCKALWRCRSCREPFEYVKEI, from the coding sequence ATGGTGACCGCCGCTCCCGACGTCCGCCGCGCCCGCCACGTCGCCGAGCAGGTGCCCGACCCCGAACTGCCCATGCTCACCCTGGCCGACCTGGGCGTCCTGCGCGACGTCGACGTCACCGGGGACGGTACCGTGGTCGCCAGCCTCACCCCCACCTACTCCGGCTGTCCCGCCATGGCCGAGATGCGGGCGGACGTCGCGGCCCGGCTGCGCGCGGCCGGCTACCCGCGCGTGGAGATCCGCACGGTCCTCGACCCGCCGTGGACCAGCGACTGGATCACCGAGTCCGGCCGCCGCAAGCTCACCGAGCACGGCATCGCCCCGCCCGGCGCCGCGCCCCGGGGCCCCGTCCCGCTGGTCCTCGCGCCCACCCGCCGCACCGTGCCCTGCCCCCGCTGCGGGGCGGCGGACACCGAGGAGACCTCCCGCTTCGCCGCCACGTCCTGCAAGGCGCTGTGGCGCTGCCGGTCCTGCCGCGAGCCGTTCGAGTACGTCAAGGAGATCTGA
- the paaK gene encoding phenylacetate--CoA ligase PaaK, producing MNGEPTVTTDPAPRLGPPLPDALRDDAERLARPELEALQLGRLRATLRHAYENVELYRRKFDAAGVGPDDCRTLADLARFPFTTKDDLRDTYPFGMFAVPMSEVRRIHASSGTTGRPTVVGYTENDLSMWADLVARSLRAAGARPGHKVHVSYGYGLFTGGLGAHYGAERAGCTVIPASGGMTARQVQIIDDFRPEIIMVTPSYMLTLLDEFERQGIDPRASSLEVGVFGAEPWTEEMRREIEERAGIHAVDIYGLSEVIGPGVAQECVETKDGLHVWEDHFLPEVVDPFTDAVRPDGEEGELVFTSLTKEALPVIRYRTRDLSTLLPGTARSAFRRMRKVTGRCDDMIILRGVNVFPTQIEEVVLRTPGVAPHFQILLTERGRMDHMTVRVEARADAGPGVREAAAAAIGRGVKDGAGLSVEVEIVAPETLERSVGKIRRVRDLRRA from the coding sequence ATGAACGGCGAGCCGACGGTCACCACGGACCCCGCGCCCCGCCTCGGGCCGCCCCTGCCCGACGCGCTGCGGGACGACGCCGAGCGCCTGGCCCGCCCCGAACTGGAGGCGCTCCAGCTCGGCCGCCTGCGCGCGACGCTGCGGCACGCCTACGAGAACGTGGAGCTGTACCGGCGGAAGTTCGACGCGGCCGGCGTCGGCCCGGACGACTGCCGCACCCTGGCCGATCTGGCCCGCTTCCCCTTCACCACCAAGGACGACCTGCGGGACACCTACCCGTTCGGCATGTTCGCCGTCCCCATGTCCGAGGTGCGCCGTATCCACGCCTCCAGCGGCACCACCGGGCGTCCCACGGTCGTCGGGTACACCGAGAACGACCTGTCGATGTGGGCGGACCTGGTCGCCCGCTCCCTCCGCGCCGCCGGCGCACGCCCGGGACACAAGGTGCACGTCTCCTACGGCTACGGGCTGTTCACCGGCGGACTGGGCGCGCACTACGGCGCCGAGCGCGCCGGCTGCACGGTGATACCGGCCTCCGGCGGCATGACGGCCCGTCAGGTACAGATCATCGACGACTTCCGGCCCGAGATCATCATGGTCACCCCCTCGTACATGCTCACGCTGCTCGACGAGTTCGAGCGGCAGGGCATCGACCCGCGCGCCAGTTCGCTGGAGGTCGGCGTCTTCGGCGCCGAGCCGTGGACCGAGGAGATGCGCCGGGAGATCGAGGAGCGGGCCGGCATCCACGCCGTCGACATCTACGGACTCTCCGAGGTGATCGGCCCGGGGGTGGCGCAGGAGTGCGTGGAGACCAAGGACGGCCTGCACGTGTGGGAGGACCACTTCCTCCCGGAGGTGGTCGATCCGTTCACGGACGCCGTACGGCCCGACGGCGAGGAGGGCGAGCTGGTGTTCACCTCCCTGACCAAGGAGGCGCTGCCCGTCATCCGCTACCGCACCCGGGACCTGTCGACACTGCTGCCCGGGACCGCCCGGTCCGCCTTCCGCCGGATGCGGAAGGTCACCGGCCGCTGCGACGACATGATCATCCTGCGCGGGGTGAACGTCTTCCCCACCCAGATCGAGGAGGTCGTCCTCCGCACCCCCGGGGTGGCGCCGCACTTCCAGATCCTGCTGACCGAGCGCGGGCGCATGGACCACATGACGGTCCGGGTCGAGGCCCGCGCCGACGCCGGGCCCGGGGTGCGCGAGGCCGCCGCCGCGGCGATCGGACGGGGCGTCAAGGACGGTGCCGGGCTGAGCGTCGAGGTGGAGATCGTCGCCCCCGAGACGCTGGAGCGCTCGGTCGGCAAGATCCGGCGGGTCCGGGACCTGCGCCGCGCCTGA
- the paaA gene encoding 1,2-phenylacetyl-CoA epoxidase subunit PaaA: MTTPSAEAPSPERLQERFDETIAHDQRIEPRDWMPDAYRGTLVRQIAQHAHSEIIGMQPEGEWITRAPSLRRKAILLAKVQDEAGHGLYLYSAAETLGTDRAELTQRLIEGRQKYSSIFNYPTLTFADVGVIGWLVDGAAICNQVPLCRSSYGPYARAMVRICKEESFHQRQGYELLMTMMRGTDAQRAMVQDAVDRWWWPSLMMFGPPDDASPNSARSMAWKIKRHSNDELRRRFVDMTVPQAEKLGVTLPDPDLRRDEETGRYAFGTPDWDELMRVIKGDGPCNAERMARRRSAHEDGAWVREAATAHAARQAARARKETAA; this comes from the coding sequence ATGACGACACCATCCGCCGAGGCGCCGTCCCCGGAGCGGCTCCAGGAGCGCTTCGACGAGACGATCGCGCACGACCAGCGGATCGAGCCGCGCGACTGGATGCCCGACGCGTACCGCGGGACGCTCGTGCGCCAGATCGCCCAGCACGCGCACTCGGAGATCATCGGCATGCAGCCCGAGGGCGAGTGGATCACCCGCGCCCCGTCGCTGCGCCGCAAGGCGATCCTCCTCGCCAAGGTCCAGGACGAGGCCGGCCACGGGCTCTACCTCTACTCCGCCGCCGAGACGCTGGGCACCGACCGCGCCGAGCTGACCCAGCGGCTGATCGAGGGCCGGCAGAAATACTCGTCGATCTTCAACTACCCGACGCTCACCTTCGCCGACGTCGGCGTCATCGGCTGGCTCGTGGACGGCGCCGCGATCTGCAACCAGGTCCCCCTGTGCCGCAGCTCCTACGGGCCCTACGCCCGCGCGATGGTCCGCATCTGCAAGGAGGAGTCCTTCCACCAGCGCCAGGGCTACGAACTGCTGATGACGATGATGCGCGGCACCGACGCCCAGCGCGCGATGGTCCAGGACGCGGTCGACCGCTGGTGGTGGCCCTCCCTGATGATGTTCGGCCCGCCCGACGACGCCTCGCCCAACTCCGCCCGGTCCATGGCCTGGAAGATCAAACGGCACAGCAACGACGAACTGCGCCGCCGCTTCGTCGACATGACCGTCCCGCAGGCCGAGAAGCTCGGCGTCACCCTGCCCGACCCCGACCTGCGCCGCGACGAGGAGACCGGCCGGTACGCCTTCGGCACCCCCGACTGGGACGAGCTGATGCGTGTCATCAAGGGCGACGGCCCCTGCAACGCCGAGCGGATGGCCCGGCGGCGCTCCGCCCACGAGGACGGCGCCTGGGTCCGCGAGGCCGCCACCGCCCACGCGGCCAGGCAGGCCGCCCGCGCACGGAAGGAAACGGCCGCATGA